The Corynebacterium felinum DNA segment CATCAAGGGGCCTTCAGGCGTGAAACTTTCGCAATACTCAATGAGCTCACAGTAGAAATCAAGAATAATCGGAAAACCTTGAAGCCCCGGCCACTGCACGACCCTGGCATAGGATTCGTAACGATGCTGCCCCTCCAAAATTGCGAGATTGCGCTCAAGCATGGCAATCACCGTATCGGGGATCAGTTCGAGTAACGTTTCGTGTCGCGCTTCAATCCACGGCAACGCTACTTTCAAGAACTTGCGCCCCTGCCACGTGTTTTCCAGCATGGTTAACAGTTGCAGGCCGGAGAATTCGTGCGCTTGGTACTGTCCAATTTCTTCCAGCTTGCGCAGCACGTCAACAACTGGGGTGAAATAGTCGGGGATGGTTTGAAGTTTCACATATTCCAACCAACACCAGCCGCCAGGGCTGACGAAGGGCAGTTTCATTGCGGCTTCGGCATGTTCACGCACGTTGTCCCAGCGGGCAAATTCGGCGTGCATTTCGCACAAGAATACGTGGATGCGCCCCTGTTGCACTGTGTCTACAGTGTCGAGGAGGTCGTAAAGTTGACTGATTGCATCTTCAATGTCTTCTTCCCGCCCGCTTGCGGCAAGGCGTAGGCAATCTTCAACTGGATCAAGCATGCTGTGCGATCACCGTCCTCGCTTCCTGTGTTCATGCGCTGCACTTGTTCCCACCCCAGGAATTAATCATAGTGAAAGGTGGGTTCATGCTGGCTGGGGGTTAGTGTATCCATATAGGCTACACCGTGGTGCGGACAAGTGCCTAGACTGACCGCGCCCCAACGAGAACGCACTCTGCTGCATAGTGGTACTGTCACGCAGTGCTATGTCGTGCCCCTACCTCCCCGACGTGCGTGTCGACGGCGTGGATAGGCACACACGATATTCCGCGTACTGCCACTACTGCCCACGCAAAGTGAAGATTCCCATCAGCACTGATCGTTGCAGGCACAGTTCGTCTTGAGTAGATTTTTACACTGTTTCGCGGCGAAACACATGAAAGTAAACACTGTGTGAACTCAGCTGTATTCATAGCAAAGTTTCATGTCTTTACAGCACATACATTCGCCTCGCTTTGTTAGGTTAAGTAGCTATGAACTCCCCTGCAGCATTGACCCACGCCTGTGAAATCTTCACCGAACTCGGCTGGAATGAGGCCAGACTGAGCGATGTTATGTCGCTTCCCCTCGGCACGGCAGAACAACAACAGCGCGCCCGCGCGGGGCTAAAGAAGGGTGCGTGGAGTAAGCATATCTACGACGAGAATGATCGCTACCTGCGTACCGATTCGCTTATCGACGTCGACCCAGCTCTCCTTTCCTGTTTCGCAATCCGCGTGGGAGTTGATGCGCAACGCACCGCTCAACTTGCTACTCATGAATGGGGGCTTGCGCATGCGAAATGCATTGCCAGCAGGGGGCAAAAATTCGTTGAGGATTTTATCCGCAGAACTTGCCGCCCCGATTTTCGCACCTTTGAGCATGCATTCTCCACTCATGCAGTAACTGCCTTATGGCTGTCCACATTGCCCGATTTCATCATCCCCGCTCATGCGGATTATATCCGCGATTGGGCCTGTGGTTGTGCGGATAGAATCAGCGATTTTCCATGCCAGACTTTCGGCAAAAAACAGCTGCCCAAAGAAGATGATTACCGTGCACGTTTTCTTGAGCATCTGCAGCTTGGTGCTCAACTTAGCGTTCCCGCCACTGGGCCTTTTGGTGCTTTGATTCCTGCTGGTGTGCAGCGGGGCTGGATTAGCCGCGACCAAGCTTTTGGAATCTGCCTAGTGGCTTTGGAGTGTGCGCAGCGTCCGGGTGATCGGAAAAAGTGGGTTGAGATTCTGAGCACTACACTTGCCATTACAGACGAGGAATTGTGCTCCCATGTGGAGGTTTTTGCCGGTGTTTTGTCGACGGGCGAAGCCCCAGTTGTTGAGACAATCGGTGTGCCTCTCATTCGACTCGTGCCTGCAGATAAACTTGGTGACATCGCTGTGGTGTGTCTGTTTACCAAAACCAATAAGGCTCTAGTCGCAGTCTTAGCTGCACTTCACGCACGTATCCAAAACTTATCGCACACGCATACGGTTGAAATTGCGATGCTGATTGGCTCGCGCGTTGAACAATTGGCGCAGCAACGTAATGCCCAGGTGAAAAAGGCTGCCTCTTCGCTCCTTGAGAATCTTCACTTCTCCCCCGATATTGCCTCACACTCCGACGATTCCACTAATTTAAACGAACCGACTGTTGTACCATGGCGGCCAATCCCACCACTATGGAGTATCGAGCGTTTTTCTTTACCCGAGTGCACTGCCCACGAGCTTGCCTTACGGGTGGCTGCGATCAACACCTTTGGCATTCACACGGGTGATCTCCGCGACGAAGAGTTCCTTTCTATCGCACACGAGCTTCGGCGTTCGGCCCCTGATTCCTACTCTCGCGAAATATCACGTCTGCAGAATTTTCCTGTAGGCAATCTCGCTGATACCGAATCTGTTGAGTGGAAGGAACCCTCATGGGCGGTTTCGCTACCTATGATGCGAACCCTGTGCGTGCTTAGTCATGCCTTGTCGATTCCCACGGTGTTGAGCCTTCCCACATGGGTGGACTATTCCATTAGCACTGAAGATTTCTGCTCGCGCTTGGAGGAATACGATAAGGCAGGATTAGCTGTCTACTCCCCCGATTTGCTCCTTGCCGTCTTTCGCTTAGACGACATCGCCCCGGCGCTGAAACATACCAAGAACTCAACCGTGCCCATTGTGGGTGTTGATGGGCAACCCGTTGCTCATACCGTCGGTGAGATTATCAGCTTCATTGCCTCCCAGGACTCGCTTCATGCACAGGAATCTCAAGTCACACTCACCCCATCGGGCGATGAGAAGTGTTCTTGTGAGATACTGTGCGACTCGTTGCGCACCATTGCGAATCTGTTTCCACCCAAAACGTATCTCAGCTGCTCCTACGATCTGTTCCCACACAGTGACAAAGACGTATTCAATCTGGTGCGCTGGTTTGAAGACAGTTTCGCCTTTTTAGGCCCTATTGCCCTTCAAGCTGCTTGCTCACGCGCACCTCTGGCCCCAGAAGTAAGTGTTAATCTGCTGGGTGCCCAGCGTACAAAAGACCCCAAAATTTTAAGCCAGTGCCGCCAAGCACTTCATACTGCCTTCGATCGTGGCCTTATGCAGCCGGATCATTTAAAGGGCACAGATCTTGACTACGACTATTTTCCACAAAACATCGCTGCCTTCGCACATGCCATGCGCGAGTGTGCCGAAGAAGGATTTCTGAGCATTATCTGGCCTGTGCTCGATGGGATTGTTTTAGCTTCTGCTCAAAAGCAGCGGCTATTTGCTGGCACTGCTGAGATTGCAGCACTCATGGACGACCTTGCCCCTTCAGTTGTCCACGCTGTGAAAACTGGGGAGGCCAGTGACAAAAACCTCCAGGTTCCAGGTCTTCGACTGCTTGCGCAGCGTAAAGGAAAATCCCAAGCGGTGATCACCGCGAAAGAAGCTGTGGAAAAACTCCCCGCACAAGAAGCGACTGCAGGTGCTGGCGTCGAAGAGCAAAAACTGCAAGCACCAGAAAATTTTGAACATCTCTGGCCTGAACAAGCAGGCTGCACTCCCCACGTGGATGATGGGGTGACAGTAACCAATTTCGCGCTCGTTGCCTCCCACACAAACAAAAAGAGGGCCGAAATAACCCTTTCCGTTCCAGGTTTTTCGGACCCAATCGTGGTGCGCAAGCACGGATGGTTTTACGATATCGAAGAAGAAGCCCAGGTCGGGTGCTTGAAGGGCGAAGAAGACGGCTACCTTTACAAAGAAGGGAATACGTTCTATTTCAGCCCGTGGCGCAACCGCAACAAACAAACGGACTCGCCTTTGCGGGGAGTACAACCCGACGAGTTCCCCAATTTCCTCTCCCTCGTGGTGATCGCGTCCCTTTCCGACGAATACTCCATGCACGTTGCCCGCAAGAGTGTTCGCACGATGATTAGGAAAAACCGGTTCTGCGGATCGGCCTCCGTACATAACTTCATGGAACAACTCGTGCAGAATGCTGATTTCGCACCCCACCGTTGCGTGAACATGATGGCGGAAGTACCTGAAACTTTCCCCTGGTTGTGGCCTGCTGTCACTGTACCCCTCAGCTATGCCGCAAGCTGTGCTACCCCACCAACATGGACCTCTCGTGTACTCGACTTCGCCATCGAGCATGCCGGCATACTCGCCGAAGCCACTCGTCGGGGTTATATACCCGCAACGGAATGGGACAGCCTCCACGCACTTGCCGCCATCAAGAAAAAGTGCGCCGCAAAAACCAAGGCCCAGCGTTTGGCTGAACTCTTCGACTCCTACGAAAGCAGCTAACTTTAAAGCAGCGTCAATGAAGGGAAGCACCCACATTTAAACCCGCATTAGCTGCGCTGCTGGTGAAAAGTAAAAATCGGAATACGAAAAATCTCCCGCGCCACCATTTTTGGGGCTCGGGAGATTAAATACGTTCAGTGCGAAACGGCAGATTTACTCTGCAGCTTCCTCAGCTGGTGCCTCTTCAGCAGCAGCCTCTTCAGCCTCAGCCTCAGCCTTAGCAGCAGCGTCAGCCTTAGCCTTACGCTTCTTCTCAGTGATAGCCTCAGCGGTTGGGCCTTCGTTAGCCTCAGCAAGAGCCTTGTTGAACAGCTCCAGCTTGGATGGCTTAGGCTCTGCAACCTTCAAGGTGCCCTCTGCACCAGGCAGACCCTTGAACTTCTGCCAGTCACCGGTGACCTTCAGCAGTGCGAGAACAGGCTCGGTTGGCTGTGCACCAACGCCCAGCCAGTACTGTGCGCGCTCGGAGTCGATCTGGATGATGGAAGGATCGTTCTTTGGCTGGTAGATGCCAATGTTCTCGATAACCTTGCCGTCGCGGCGGGTGCGTGCGTCGGCGATAACAACGCGGTACTGTGGGTTGCGGATCTTACCCATGCGCTGCAGCTTAATCTTGACAGCCATTCTGGCTTCCTTTCAGTCACTGGACCGTTCAGTCACCACACTTTTCCGTGTGGCCGGTTGCGGCCCTTTCGTCTTTAACCTGCGATGTGACATACCGTTCGGCCGTGGCCGGGTGGCGGTGTAATCGGCAGGAGCTGCCCCATAGGTTATGAGACAACCTCATAAACCCTAATACACCCACCCCTGGAAGGTCAATTGGCGATTATTACACTCCCCAGCCCGCCCCCACCCTAGAATGTTAGGCATGGCTAACTATTCCCGTTTCTTTCCGGAACACCTGCGTAAGCAGTTGACTATCGAACCTGAATCGCGGTTTTTCACGTGGGAAAACTCCCGCGGTCTAACGCATAGGTTGCGCTATTTAGTCAGTGAACAAGAATCGGACACGATCGCAGTACTTATTCATGGTTTAGGTGGGCACGGGGAGGCACTGTGGCCCTATGGCTCACTTATTGCATCCCAGGGAATATCAGTGGCGGCGCTGGATTTACCTTTGTTCGGCCATTCGTCCTGCACTGATCCTGCGCGGGTGACTTATGGTGACTGGATTGAGAGCATCAGAAATTTCGTCGACATGCTCAATCGCCCTGTAGTGCTTGTCGGTTTTAGTTTGGGCGGGCTTGCGGCAGTGGAGGCTGGTGCGGGTTGTGCCCAAGTTAAGCATGTGGTTGCCACGTGTGTGGCGGAGGCAGGAGCAATTAGTAGCCTGGCACACATTAGCACAGCTGGGGTTATGGGGGTTTGTGCACCCCTGTTGCTTCCCCTTTCTCGGTGCGGGATTGGGGGTCTGCGGATTCCGATGTGGCTACTTGCCCGTTTTTCACGCATGAGTTCGTCCCAAGCATTATCAAAGGCGTGTGCTCGTGATGTACGGTCTGGTCGCGTGCGGGTGCCGTTGAATTTTCTAGCGTCTCTTCTGCGCTACAAACATGAGGATGCGCGCACTTCCAGCATCCCGGTCACAGTCACCCATCCCGGCGCGGATAGGTGGACGCCACTATCGCTGAGCGCCGGGGTGATGGCTCAGTTGCGCAGTCGCGTGTTTTATCGTGAACTGGAAAATTGTGGGCACTTCCCCATCGAGGAACCAGGCTTGAGTGTTTTTATACGCACCATCGCGGATGCCTGTGGTGAGTCCGGGCACTAGCTAGTGTGCTTGTCGACGCCGCCCCCTTCTTTCTACCGATCATCACTGTGGGCGATCTGGGGTGTTGACCTAGTAGTAGGGGCAGACTTGTTTTCGGCGTCGATAAGCTTAAAACTATGGGATGGATGATGCGCACCTAGCAAGTCGTGCTCATTTACACTGTTAACGAATTGTTTTATCTTTTATGTTTTTCGTTGAAAGATTCCTGCCCATGACCGATATCCTTTGCACCCTCACCGATTTCTTGAACACCACTGCGCGTGATGTTGTAACTGGTGAATGTTTTAAGATTTTCGCATGAGTCGTTTCCTCCACCACATCGAATTGTGGACAACAGATCTCCACGGAGCTTTCCCGAGTTTTAACTGGTTATTGTGCAGCCTTGGGTGGGAACCAAAGGTAATAGAGGGCTGGGATGAAGGAAAAATCTGGACAGCACCAGATGGAACCTATCTGGTTTTAGAACAATCCCCCGCCATAGGTGGCGACTACGATCGGATGCGAGCTGGGCTTAATCACCTGGCACTGTGTGCCGACTCGCAGGGACTGGTCGACTCCATTCGCGACAACGCTCCCGCGCATGGATTCCGAGAGCTTTTCGCTCAGGACTTTCCTCATGCAGGTGGCGATTGTCACTATGCGTGTTATCTCGAAAACTCGCAAGGCTTTGAATTTGAAATCGTTGCGATGAACTAGAAACTCCCCACGAATTGGATTGTAAGGAGTCCAGTTCGTGGGGAGTGCGTGAAAAGTTATGGGCGACCTTTACCAAAGTCCAAGTTGTTCAGGTCAATATTCTCCAAGCCCTTCGGGAGCTTCGGCATCCCTGGCATGCCACTCATCTGTTCCTGCATCTTTTGCAGCTCAGCGAGGTTAGGCATCCCCGGCATACCGCCCATACCTGGCATGCCGCCCTTATTCTTGATTGGCTTGCGCTTGCCGTTCTTGCCTTTGCGGCCCTTCGGCTTCTTCTTGGTGGCACTACGTCCACCAAAACCACCCATGCCCAGCTGGCCGGCCATCTTGCCCATCATCTTCTTTGCTTCAAAGAAGCGCTCGATGAGCTGATTGACCTCGGTAACTGACACACCCGAACCGTTAGCAATACGCTTACGGCGGGAAGCATTCAGGATCTTCGGGTCTTGTCGTTCCTGTGGGGTCATACCGCGAATGATTGCCTCGATACGGTCGAGCTGCTTTTCATCCACCATGTCCGCCATCTTGGACATCTGGGAACCGCCAGGCAGCATCTTCAGCAAGTTGCCAATTGGGCCCATCTTGCGGATCATCTGCATCTGAGCGAGGAAATCCTCCAAAGTGAGCTCGCCGGAGCTCATCTTTTGGGCGGTTTCCAAAGCCTGCTCCTGATCCATGGCCTTCTCAGCCTGCTCGATCAGGGAGAGAACATCGCCCATGCCCAAGATACGGCTGGCCATGCGGTCAGGGTGGAAGACGTCGAAATCTTCCAGTTTCTCACCGGTGGAGGCAAACATGATGGGTTTGCCGGTGACCTCACGGATCGACAGGGCTGCACCGCCGCGGGCGTCACCATCAAGCTTGGTCAGCACCACGCCGGTGAAATCAACGCCGTCACGGAATGCTTCAGCGGTTTGGACCGCATCTTGGCCGATCATGGCGTCGATGACGAACAGCACTTCGTCAGGGTTAATCGCATCGCGAATATTGCGGGCCTGGGTCATCAAGGTTTCATCAATACCCAAACGGCCTGCGGTATCCACGATCACAATATCGTGTTTCTTCGTTGTCGCTTCCTCAATACCACGGCGAGCAACATCCACAGGATCGCCGTGGGAGGTGCCCATCTCGTGATCGAGGGTGTCAATGGAGGTGCCAGGATCAGGAGCGAAGGTCGGAACACCGGCGCGCTCACCGACAATCTGCAGCTGCTGCACAGCACCAGGGCGCTGCAAGTCACAGGCCACCAGCATTGGGGTGTGGCCCTGCTCTTTTAAGTGGCGGGCAAGTTTACCGGCCAAGGTGGTCTTACCGGCACCCTGCAAACCGGCCAGCATGATCACGGTTGGTGGGGTCTTAGCCAAGTTTAGGCGGCGGGTTTCCCCGCCCAGAATGCCGGTCAGCTCTTGGTCGACGATCTTGATGATCTGCTCGGCCGGATTCAGTGCCTTAGAGACTTCCACGCCCAAGGCGCGTTCTTTAATCCGTGCGATGAAGCCGCGCACAACGGGGAGGGAAACGTCAGCTTCCAGCAGTGCAAGACGGATCTCACGGGAGACTGCATTGATATCAGCCTCTGTGACCTTGCCCTTTGAACGAAGCCCCGAAAGGGCTTGGCCTAGGCGGTCTGATAGAGATTCGAACACGGGTCTAATCACTCCTTGTATTAACTGCGTTGCTCACCGTCGACCCCACACATGAAAAAGTACTAGTCACCAGGTTCCTCACATTCTCTTCTCGGAGAAAAAGTAGCGTGGTGAAAATCGTGTGGTGGTCGGTAACCTTTACATACTAGCCGGTTGTAAGCACTCGGGTCACGTCACGTTCAACTTTAGCCCGATCATAGCCTGCAGCAAGCTTGCATTGAGCGATCATTGTTGCCCCTGGGGTGTGGATCTTGAGCCATTCCAACTCAGGTAACACACCAATGAGGGTTCCTAGTGCAGCCTTGCGATCGGTGGTGCGTACTTCCAACACATCCCCAAACCAAAACGTGGCGCACGCACCTAGTTCGATCGTTGGCAGCGCACTATAGACCCCTGATTTGTAGCCTTGAATGAATTCGCTTTCGTTAAAAGCGGTACCTAGGGTGTTGTACACCTTCAGTTCGGCGGAGACGATTCCGTCGCGGTAGACAAAAGCGGCAGAGGTAATGTTCCAGCCTTTGGCGGCGATCAGGGCAAGCACGCGTACGCTTTCGCGCATGTAGCTGCCTGCCCAAAACACCGTGGCATGTGCCCCGATGGTGGGATACAATGCGAGTTCACCGCCGAAACGTACATGGGGTGCTTGGGGGGTGTTGTGGGTGAGCATTGTGCGTGCACGCGCGCAGAGATATCCCAAACCTGATTTGAGTTGGGGTGTCCACACTCCCGGGCCCGTTGCTTGGGCGTCGGCAGGTATGAGTGCTTCCATGAGGTTGAGGGTGAGCAGGTTGTAGCCTAGGGCGTCGAGAAGCTCTGTGACCACGCTTTGATCATCTTCGATATCACGGTGTTTCACCAAGCGTGGGATGAGGGTGTGATGGCGCACCAGTGCTTCCACCACTGTTGTATCTTGGGCGCTGAGCCGGAGTTTGGTGGCCATTTCTGCAACCATTTCGGCGCCGACTTCTTCGTGGGGTCGGCTGTAGCCTTTGCCCATGTCATGAAACAGTGCCGCCAGCAGAAGCAGGTCGGGGCGTTCGACGCGCACGCTGTCTCGCGCACACAGTTCGACTACCGCAAGGTTGTGGCGGTCGATGGTGCGGATATGGACGGGTTCGCGGGGCATAAGTCCGCGAATATGCTCCCATACGGGCACCATGGGCACGAAAAGTCCGTGTTCGTCGAGCTCAATGATGACTCGCGCAGTGTGCTCTGGGGAGGAAAGCAGTGCGAAAAAATCACTGGCTGCGCTGGTGCTCCAGCGGGTGGCGGGCAAAGGCGGGACCTGGGCTAGTTGTGTCCACACGCTTGGGCGAATGGGCAGCCCAGTGCGGGCGCTTGCGGCGGCCACACGCAGCACAAGTCCAGGGTCGCTGAGATCCGGGTTGCGCGACAGTGTGATTTCCCCGCCGCCATCCACCACATCAACGTCAAGGGGTCGCCGGTGCATGTGTTTTAACCCGCTGGGTCGCGGCAGCACATTTCGGCACTGATTAAGTGCGTGTGTCAACGCCTCATCGATGCTTCTCGACGCCTTAGCCACCGTCCGCGCTAATTCATAGCGGTCGCTAAACCCGAGCTGTTCGGCAACATCAATAGCGAATTCAGGGTCGAGCACCTCGCGGGGACGACCCGCATAATGATGCAACAGGGTGCGCGCGTCGATAAGCAGGTTGCGCTGCTGGCTCAAACCAGGGATATCCACAAGATTGCCCAAGGCAAGCGCACGCAAAAACTCATGATCCCGCAACCCCCCACGACCATGCTTGAGATCTGGGCGCGTCATCGCCACCACCGAACCTGAACGTCGCCACCGCGCAATGGCCACATCCACTACATCATTGAAATTCTTGCTCAAATGCACACGCCAACGACGCAACACCGCATCCCGCGCCTGGGCAGTTAATTCCTCAACCCCACGCACATGCCGCAACTCCAACATGGCAAGCGCCGAAACAGGATCAGATTCAACCAAATCAGCACACTGCTGCGGGGTACGCACCGCATGATCGAGCCTCATTGTGTGATCCCACAACGGGTACCACAGTGCATCAACCAGCTCACGCATCGCAGGATCATCCATATCCATCTGTGGCGGATGAATCAACACCAAATCCAGATCCGAAGTGGGCAACAACTCGCGGCGGGCAAAAGAACCCGTTGCCGCCAGCGCACAGCCCGGAGGAAGCGGGAGAGTTTCAATAAGTGCACGCGCGTTGGCATAAGCCTGTGCCCGAATACGATGCATGGTGTGGGAAATTAGATAGCGTCTGGGCCACGTTCGCCGGTGCGCACTCGCACGATATCGACGATTTCGGTGACCCACACTTTGCCGTCACCGATTTTGCCGGTGTGCGCCGCGTCGACGATAGCAGTAATAACATCCTCAACCATGTTGTCGTCGATCACAACCTCAATTTTGACTTTGGGCACGAAATCGATGGCATATTCCGCGCCACGATACACTTCGTTATGCCCTTTTTGCTGGCCATAGCCTTGCGCTTCAGTGACAGTCATGGCGTGCACGCCTACTTGCTCCAGCGCATCTTTAATATCCATGAGGGTAAAGGGCTTCACGATGGCGGTCACAAGCTTCATGATCTTCACTGTCCTTCAATCAAAAAAGTTTCGCATATCCGACCCACAGCCCACGCACGGTTTTTGCGGGGATGAATCTATGCCTCATGCAAACTCTAGCAAACAACCCTTCCACACAAATTTCTCAGCCATAGGCGCTCCTTTCCCTTCGCTCAACTCGACTTATTCGCGGGCAAGCGCCCCGTTTCGTCGCCCTACACACGGAAAAGTCGAGTACGCACTCGCAGCACCACAAGGAAACTCGACCTTTTCCCAAAGACATGCGTGATTGCACAGCCCAAGAAACCAAAAAGTCGAGTAACCCACCACCCAGAAGGTGAGCATGAAAAATCAGCCCGCACGAACAACACCCAAGATCCTGCCTGAACCCCTGAGCACCACCCACACCACAACACTGACCCACCACAACCAGTAATGCTCTCCCCTGATGCCCTACTCGACCTATTCACAAACAAGCGCCCCGTTTCGTCGCCCTACACACGGAAAAGTCGAGTACGCACTCGCAGCACCACAAGGAAACTCGACCTTTCCACAAATATATGCGTGATTGCACAGCCCAAGAAACCAAAAAGTCGAGTAAACCCACCACCCAGAAAGTGAGCACGAAAACTCAGCCCGCACGGCCAACACCCAAGATCCTGCCTGAACCCCTGAGCACCACCCACACCACAGCCAACCAGTAATGCTCTCCCCTGTTGCCCTACTCGACCTATTCACAAACAAGCGCCCCGTTTCGTCGCCCCACACACGGAAAAGTCGAGTACGCACTCTACGCACCACAAAGAAACTCGACTTTTCCCCAAATACATGCGTGATTTCACAGCCCAAGAAACCAAAAAGTCGAGTAAACCCACCACATGGAAGGTGGGCATGAAAAAATCACCCCCTGCTGGCTTTGCTCACGCGGGTGAGAAAAACAGCAGGGGGTGAGTTCGCGTTTGATTAGCCCAGCAGGGCGTCAACAAATCCTTCAACCTCAAATGGGGCCAAATCATCTGCGCCTTCGCCAAGGCCAACAAGTTTGACTGGCACACCAAGGTCTTCTTGAACTTGGAATACGATGCCACCCTTGGCGGTGCCGTCGAGTTTGGTCAGCACCACGCCAGTGATATTAACGACTTCGCCAAAGACCTTTGCCTGGTTCAAGCCATTTTGGCCAGTGGTGGCGTCAAGCACGAGAAGCACCTCGTCAACTGCCGCCTTTTTCTCCACCACGCGCTTCACCTTGCCAAGCTGATCCATCAGGTTAGCCGAATTGTGCAGGCGGCCGGCGGTATCAATCACAACAACGTCAGCACCGTTGTCCACACCTTGAGCTACCGCATCGAATGCAACGGAAGCGGGGTCGGCGGCCTCTGGTCCACGAACAACCTCTGCACCCACACGACGCCCCCACGCTTCAAGCTGGTCGGCAGCTGCCGCACGGAATGTATCGGCGGCACCCAGAAGAACCTTATGCCCCATGGACACCAGCACGCGGGCAAGCTTACCGGTGGTGGTCGTTTTACCAGTGCCGTTAACGCCCACCATCAGCACAACTGCTGGTTTTCCTTCATAAGGCATCGCCTTAATGGAGCGATCAAGCTCTGGTTTGCAGGCGTCGATAAGGCATTCGCGCAGCATCATGCGTGCCTCATCTTCCGAGGAAACACCACGGGCGGCGATTTTTTCGCGCAGCTGTTCCACAACTTTCATGGTGATTGCCACGCCAAGGTCTGCTTGGATGAGCTGAGCTTCAATGTCTTCCCATGCATCTTCATCCAAATCACCGGCAGAAAGCATGCCGAGCACAGATTGGCCGAAGATGTTTTGGGAGCGTGCAAGCCGACCGCGCAGACGACCAATGCGCCCCGCAGCGGGGTCAATGTCTTCGCGGGCCTGGCGTACTTTTTCTTCAGCACTTACAGGCGCGACAACAACGTCTTCTTCTACTGGGGCATCGACAATATCTGGCTGCTCTTCAACAACTGGGGCTGGGGTTTCCACCACAGCCGACGGGGCATCAGCAACGACGTCGCTGTCAGCCTGCCCAGTAGTGTGTGCTGGTTCCTCGGTTTCTTCCGCAACGATTTCGTGGAATTCGTCTAGCTTGCCGAAGTTTTCTTCGATCTTCTCGTCGCTAACAACCTCAACGCCACCTTCGACAGCTTCTTCCTGCGCTACTTCATCGTCAACAGATTCTTCGACGATTTCCGCCGCAGGTTCAATTGCTTCAGCGGGCTTAGCTGGTTCAACACTTGCTTCTTCGACAGTTTCTTCAGCAACATCCTCCTGCACTGCTGGGGCTGCTGCTTCTTCTGGCTGTGGTTTTGGCTCGACCGCTGGCTGAACTACTGGGGCGACAGGCGGAGTGGGCGTTTTAAGCTCTACTGGTTC contains these protein-coding regions:
- the ftsY gene encoding signal recognition particle-docking protein FtsY; translation: MLNTTILFVALVVLILIVALVVIGLARKKSKTVSFEQKKADETKELTQQEKSGNYQAQGGFAFAPAKKVEEPVELKTPTPPVAPVVQPAVEPKPQPEEAAAPAVQEDVAEETVEEASVEPAKPAEAIEPAAEIVEESVDDEVAQEEAVEGGVEVVSDEKIEENFGKLDEFHEIVAEETEEPAHTTGQADSDVVADAPSAVVETPAPVVEEQPDIVDAPVEEDVVVAPVSAEEKVRQAREDIDPAAGRIGRLRGRLARSQNIFGQSVLGMLSAGDLDEDAWEDIEAQLIQADLGVAITMKVVEQLREKIAARGVSSEDEARMMLRECLIDACKPELDRSIKAMPYEGKPAVVLMVGVNGTGKTTTTGKLARVLVSMGHKVLLGAADTFRAAAADQLEAWGRRVGAEVVRGPEAADPASVAFDAVAQGVDNGADVVVIDTAGRLHNSANLMDQLGKVKRVVEKKAAVDEVLLVLDATTGQNGLNQAKVFGEVVNITGVVLTKLDGTAKGGIVFQVQEDLGVPVKLVGLGEGADDLAPFEVEGFVDALLG